The Terriglobus tenax genome contains a region encoding:
- a CDS encoding sialidase family protein produces the protein MMYRRIGPPSALFLCLAATACKHGAGTAPVASPFHFEPQAHVLPLTLVRPVVASGVNGDLYLLGVDRSGGASKLALAVSNDSGDHWGQPAVLNPDGTTISTSAENAPQVAARGMYAYALWQQRDAAGATTLQFARSMPAMSHPPHIASPVDKPATDTSYTGFASFTVAPNGDIYAVWLDGRAPASAPGTFSVYLARSTDKGMSFQPNVRVATTSCPCCRPAAAIAPDGTVYVAYRHVYDDNERDIALVTSHDGGQHFGEPVRVSTDRWKLFGCPESGPVVAVQNNQPLVSWYTASEQKPGIRFAASTDGGRTFGPARQVSEGILSANHPYLSQREDGSIAISFSGRAAGQTGTWSPLVPYLYSVNAKGALSRAATLPSVLSGGRYPAAAIAQDGATYVVWSSEDDQPKTYLQRATAQ, from the coding sequence ATGATGTATCGCCGTATCGGGCCGCCCTCAGCCCTGTTCCTTTGCCTTGCCGCAACCGCGTGCAAGCACGGTGCGGGAACCGCCCCTGTCGCCTCGCCCTTCCACTTTGAGCCGCAGGCTCACGTCCTGCCCCTCACGCTGGTGCGTCCAGTGGTGGCCTCCGGCGTCAATGGCGATCTTTACCTGCTGGGCGTCGACCGCTCCGGCGGCGCCTCGAAGCTTGCTCTCGCTGTCAGCAACGATTCCGGCGACCACTGGGGCCAGCCAGCAGTGCTGAACCCGGACGGCACCACCATCTCCACCTCCGCGGAAAACGCTCCGCAGGTAGCTGCGCGCGGCATGTACGCCTACGCCCTGTGGCAGCAGCGCGACGCCGCAGGAGCCACCACGCTGCAGTTCGCGCGGTCCATGCCCGCCATGTCGCATCCGCCGCACATCGCCTCGCCCGTCGATAAACCCGCGACCGACACCAGCTACACGGGCTTTGCCAGCTTTACCGTCGCTCCCAACGGCGACATTTATGCCGTGTGGCTGGACGGCCGCGCCCCGGCATCCGCTCCCGGAACCTTCTCGGTCTACCTGGCCCGCTCCACCGACAAGGGCATGAGCTTCCAGCCCAATGTGCGGGTCGCTACCACCTCCTGCCCCTGCTGCCGCCCCGCCGCGGCCATTGCGCCAGACGGCACTGTTTATGTCGCTTATCGCCATGTCTATGACGACAACGAGCGCGACATCGCCCTGGTCACTTCGCACGACGGCGGCCAGCACTTTGGCGAGCCGGTTCGTGTCTCCACCGACCGCTGGAAGCTCTTCGGTTGCCCGGAGTCCGGCCCGGTCGTCGCTGTGCAGAATAACCAGCCTCTGGTGAGCTGGTACACCGCCTCCGAGCAGAAGCCCGGCATCCGCTTCGCCGCTTCAACCGACGGTGGCCGCACCTTCGGCCCGGCACGGCAGGTGAGCGAAGGCATTCTCTCCGCCAATCACCCCTATCTCTCGCAGCGGGAGGATGGCTCCATCGCCATCTCCTTCTCCGGACGCGCCGCCGGTCAGACCGGCACATGGTCGCCGCTGGTGCCTTACCTGTACAGCGTGAACGCAAAGGGCGCGCTCTCCCGCGCCGCCACCCTGCCTTCCGTCCTCTCCGGAGGACGCTATCCCGCCGCTGCCATCGCGCAGGACGGAGCCACCTATGTTGTATGGAGCAGCGAAGACGACCAGCCGAAGACTTACCTGCAGCGCGCCACCGCGCAATAG
- the thiC gene encoding phosphomethylpyrimidine synthase ThiC, giving the protein MSANGNGHHGHANGNDYTVPKPRAEWIVNRKKEAERTGDWNMSQMHFARKGLVTEEMSYVAHKEKLSAQFVRDEIAKGTMIIPANINHPELEPMAIGVGSLCKINANIGNSAITSNVDEELRKLHTAVHYGADTVMDLSTGGDIPMIREAILRHSPVPIGTVPLYEALSRVKKVEDLNIDLYLEVIEEQAQQGVDYFTIHAGVLIQYVPMVSKRITGIVSRGGAIMAQWMTSHHKQNFLYENFDRITKVMAKYDVSYSLGDGLRPGSVADASDEAQFAELKTLGELTRQAWKDDVQVMIEGPGHVPMDKIKEQVDKEVEMCDGAPFYVLGPLVTDIAPGYDHITSAIGAAMIGWHGAAMLCYVTPKEHLGLPNEKDVKDGIIAYKIAAHAADIARHRPGARDRDDAISHARYTFDWDKQFALSLDPDTARAMHDETLPDDYYKEAAFCSMCGPKFCSMNWSSKVDKYNEEVHGLKKPELTQILTDQMALRS; this is encoded by the coding sequence ATGAGCGCAAACGGAAACGGCCATCACGGACACGCGAACGGCAATGATTACACGGTCCCCAAGCCGCGGGCGGAGTGGATTGTGAACCGCAAAAAGGAAGCGGAGCGCACTGGCGACTGGAACATGAGCCAGATGCACTTTGCGCGCAAGGGCCTGGTGACGGAAGAGATGAGCTACGTCGCCCACAAGGAGAAGCTCTCCGCCCAGTTTGTGCGCGATGAGATCGCCAAGGGAACGATGATTATCCCGGCGAACATCAACCACCCGGAGCTGGAGCCGATGGCCATCGGCGTGGGTTCGCTGTGCAAGATCAATGCGAATATCGGCAACTCCGCCATTACGTCGAACGTGGACGAGGAGCTGCGCAAGCTGCACACCGCCGTCCACTATGGGGCGGACACGGTGATGGACCTCTCCACCGGCGGCGATATTCCGATGATTCGCGAGGCGATTCTTCGCCATTCGCCTGTGCCGATTGGCACGGTGCCGCTGTACGAGGCCCTGAGCCGCGTAAAGAAGGTTGAAGACCTGAACATCGATCTCTACCTCGAAGTCATCGAGGAGCAGGCGCAGCAGGGAGTCGATTACTTCACCATCCACGCCGGTGTTCTGATCCAGTACGTGCCCATGGTGTCCAAGCGCATCACCGGCATTGTCAGCCGTGGCGGCGCCATTATGGCGCAGTGGATGACCAGCCACCACAAGCAGAACTTCCTGTATGAGAACTTCGACCGCATCACCAAGGTCATGGCGAAGTACGACGTCAGCTACTCGCTGGGCGATGGTCTGCGCCCGGGCTCAGTGGCGGACGCTTCCGACGAGGCACAGTTTGCCGAGCTGAAGACGCTGGGCGAGCTGACCCGCCAGGCGTGGAAGGACGACGTGCAGGTGATGATCGAAGGTCCCGGCCACGTGCCGATGGACAAGATCAAGGAGCAGGTCGACAAGGAAGTGGAGATGTGCGACGGCGCTCCGTTCTACGTGCTGGGGCCGCTGGTTACAGACATCGCTCCGGGCTACGACCACATCACCAGCGCCATCGGCGCGGCGATGATCGGCTGGCACGGCGCGGCGATGCTTTGCTACGTCACTCCGAAGGAACACCTTGGCCTGCCCAACGAGAAGGACGTGAAGGACGGCATCATCGCGTACAAGATCGCTGCCCACGCGGCCGATATTGCACGTCACCGGCCCGGCGCTCGCGACCGCGACGACGCCATCTCGCACGCGCGTTACACCTTTGACTGGGACAAGCAGTTTGCACTCTCACTCGATCCGGATACGGCTCGTGCGATGCATGATGAGACGCTTCCGGATGACTACTACAAGGAAGCGGCCTTCTGCTCCATGTGCGGACCGAAGTTCTGCAGCATGAACTGGTCGAGCAAGGTGGACAAGTACAACGAAGAAGTCCACGGTCTGAAGAAGCCGGAGCTGACACAGATCCTGACCGACCAGATGGCTCTGCGCAGCTAA
- a CDS encoding cytochrome c maturation protein CcmE — protein sequence MNSTTRIGLACAVVIAAVVYLAVSGIGDSKSYYVTISELQKLGNKAYTRHLRVAGNVQPGSVTRSGTHADFTLVELDKTIRVSYQGMEPLPDTFKDDAQALAMGTYGRDGVFHATQIQAKCASKYAPAQPGQAPAGAAPKTTAAILPAQ from the coding sequence ATGAACAGCACTACCCGTATCGGTCTTGCCTGCGCTGTTGTGATTGCTGCCGTCGTCTACCTTGCCGTCTCCGGCATTGGAGATTCGAAGAGCTACTACGTCACCATCAGCGAGCTGCAAAAGCTGGGAAACAAGGCCTACACACGCCACCTGCGTGTGGCCGGCAACGTGCAGCCCGGTTCGGTCACCCGCTCCGGCACCCACGCAGACTTTACGCTGGTAGAGCTCGATAAGACCATCCGCGTCAGCTATCAGGGCATGGAACCGCTGCCGGACACCTTCAAGGACGACGCCCAGGCGCTCGCCATGGGCACCTACGGCCGCGACGGCGTCTTCCACGCCACCCAGATCCAGGCCAAGTGCGCCAGCAAGTACGCCCCCGCCCAGCCGGGACAGGCACCGGCAGGTGCAGCCCCCAAGACCACCGCGGCGATTCTTCCGGCGCAGTAA
- a CDS encoding serine hydrolase domain-containing protein, which yields MKTTWWVGLALLCTVAVPHGAAQDADVPHPRGVRWAKVTDAAAVDGQRLEALYAGLEKDEHRDLKGIVILRNGQLVSERYFNGDSAASLHDIRSATKSITSLLMGMAIDKRLVHGVGDSIAQYLPGLPKDGKEKITIQDLLNMRSGLDADDDDPATAGNEDRLDESQDWMKTVYAVPSRGRPGELYLYCSLNAFLTGAIVENASGMSLDTFAQANLFRPLGISRYEWRHVPVNRTTGQGNLSITARDAAAIGEMVRKGGRVDGKRIVAQSWITRSIASQVAIGKSDPYADAYGYMWYTRAEPVGDQRVEVHFASGNGGNKIYIVPSRHMVVAITSSAYGHGYGQRRSQEILLKVLAATR from the coding sequence ATGAAAACAACGTGGTGGGTAGGCCTGGCGCTTTTATGCACTGTGGCTGTGCCGCATGGCGCAGCGCAGGACGCAGATGTGCCGCATCCGCGAGGCGTTCGTTGGGCGAAGGTCACGGACGCGGCGGCAGTGGACGGGCAACGGCTTGAAGCACTCTATGCCGGTCTGGAAAAGGACGAACACCGCGATCTGAAGGGCATCGTTATTTTGCGGAACGGGCAACTGGTGAGCGAGCGCTATTTCAATGGCGACTCAGCGGCTTCCTTGCACGATATCCGTTCGGCGACCAAGAGTATTACGTCGTTGCTGATGGGGATGGCGATCGACAAGAGACTGGTTCACGGTGTGGGTGATTCGATTGCCCAGTACCTGCCCGGCCTTCCGAAGGACGGAAAAGAGAAGATCACCATCCAGGACCTGCTGAATATGCGGTCTGGCCTGGACGCGGACGATGACGACCCTGCAACGGCCGGCAATGAAGACAGGCTGGACGAGTCGCAGGACTGGATGAAGACGGTGTATGCCGTGCCGTCGCGAGGCAGGCCAGGTGAGCTCTATCTGTACTGCTCTCTCAACGCGTTTCTGACGGGCGCGATTGTTGAGAATGCGAGTGGTATGTCATTGGACACCTTTGCCCAGGCGAATCTCTTCCGTCCATTGGGCATTTCCAGGTACGAATGGCGGCATGTGCCGGTCAACCGGACGACAGGTCAGGGAAATCTCTCTATCACCGCACGGGATGCGGCCGCTATCGGGGAGATGGTTCGCAAGGGCGGCAGGGTGGATGGCAAACGGATCGTTGCCCAGAGTTGGATTACGAGGAGTATTGCGAGCCAGGTGGCGATCGGAAAGAGTGATCCGTACGCGGATGCCTATGGCTATATGTGGTACACGCGGGCGGAGCCGGTTGGCGACCAACGCGTCGAGGTCCATTTCGCGTCCGGCAATGGCGGGAACAAAATCTACATCGTTCCGTCGCGGCACATGGTCGTAGCGATTACGTCCAGCGCCTATGGACACGGATATGGCCAGCGGCGCTCGCAGGAGATTCTGCTGAAGGTTCTTGCTGCAACCCGGTAG
- a CDS encoding metallophosphoesterase family protein, with protein sequence MIVSRRAFHQMAAAAAGGLIVTPSARALTPAKPGTFRFALITDTHIIDDFYRGPEGSPEDTKTIFEANGNLLKTRETINAITPAVEQVFHAGDFFHNYPSADYDFYFKNKTRIDIAYEMVQGFKAPVHIGFGNHDYDEHQTPGVSREMSNRLFEAKLKTRPYYAVDYKGFRFLQLNNFLGETWGPKATPKMKQLGSLGEEQLNWAEAQLAERKPTVIFIHYPLWLQSPTEVKDYGLHPMLRKYQDNIQMVVAGHWHKWVDFAHTYGPRHIVSGATRYDPNAFMLFEADPKSGRIAWLDESRTQWSTHYSTPFKG encoded by the coding sequence ATGATCGTCTCTCGTCGTGCGTTTCACCAGATGGCTGCTGCTGCTGCAGGTGGGCTTATAGTTACTCCCTCAGCGCGTGCACTGACTCCTGCAAAGCCCGGAACCTTCCGCTTCGCCCTGATTACCGACACGCACATCATTGATGACTTCTATCGCGGCCCGGAGGGAAGTCCGGAGGATACGAAGACGATCTTTGAGGCGAATGGGAACCTGCTGAAGACACGGGAGACGATTAACGCGATTACCCCGGCGGTGGAGCAGGTCTTTCACGCCGGCGACTTCTTCCATAATTATCCGTCGGCGGATTACGACTTCTACTTCAAGAACAAAACGCGCATCGATATTGCGTACGAGATGGTGCAGGGTTTCAAGGCGCCGGTTCACATTGGCTTTGGCAACCACGACTACGACGAGCACCAGACGCCGGGCGTGTCGCGCGAGATGTCGAACCGGCTGTTTGAAGCCAAGCTGAAGACCAGGCCCTACTACGCGGTGGACTACAAGGGTTTTCGCTTCCTGCAGCTGAACAACTTCCTGGGCGAGACCTGGGGGCCGAAGGCGACTCCGAAGATGAAGCAGCTGGGATCGCTGGGCGAAGAGCAGTTGAACTGGGCGGAGGCGCAGCTGGCCGAGCGCAAGCCGACCGTGATTTTCATCCACTATCCGCTGTGGCTGCAGTCGCCCACCGAGGTGAAGGACTATGGCCTGCACCCGATGCTGCGCAAGTACCAGGACAATATCCAGATGGTGGTTGCCGGTCACTGGCACAAGTGGGTGGACTTTGCGCATACCTACGGCCCGCGCCATATTGTGTCCGGAGCGACGCGGTATGACCCGAATGCGTTCATGCTGTTTGAGGCAGATCCGAAGAGCGGCAGGATTGCGTGGCTGGACGAGTCGCGAACGCAGTGGTCCACGCATTACTCCACCCCGTTCAAGGGGTAG
- a CDS encoding M20/M25/M40 family metallo-hydrolase, whose translation MKIAAGVLLCVVSVAGMAQTAEQKEARAIFKELIEINTTHTHGITQASEALRKRFLAAGFAAEGVKLLGPTPTTQNLVVRYPARAGGTLQPMLIICHLDVVEAKKEDWADTDPFEFTEKDGYFYGRGTIDMKNSDAAAVAAFLRMKREGYVPGREIILALTDNEEGGGTINGVEWLLKNHPEAMKAEFVINPDAGGLMTDKGKPFLLGVEATEKTYADYMVSTTSPGGHSSEPMPGNAIYRLAKALEKIESYEFPFELNEVTRAEFAATAKLEKGQDAVDRLAVLKTPPDAAAVKRLSAKPSINPSLRTTCVATMIHGGHAPNALPGSAEANVNCRILPGHTQEEVRMALIRVIGDKDVTVKYKSDNGVVSDTAPDRKSTPPPPPMPAVFGPLKEVTEQMWPGLPIVPGMVAGASDSIYTTAAGMPSYGIAGMGMDRDENRAHGRDERIKVVDFDAGVEFFYRYLKAVAK comes from the coding sequence ATGAAGATTGCTGCAGGCGTGTTGTTGTGTGTGGTGAGTGTGGCCGGTATGGCCCAGACGGCGGAACAGAAAGAAGCGCGCGCGATCTTCAAAGAGCTGATCGAGATCAATACGACGCACACGCATGGCATCACCCAGGCATCGGAAGCATTGCGGAAGCGTTTTCTGGCTGCGGGGTTTGCGGCTGAGGGTGTGAAGCTGCTGGGGCCGACACCCACGACGCAGAACCTGGTAGTGCGTTATCCGGCCAGGGCAGGAGGCACGCTGCAGCCGATGCTGATCATCTGCCACCTGGATGTGGTGGAGGCGAAGAAGGAAGACTGGGCGGATACCGATCCGTTCGAGTTTACGGAGAAGGACGGATACTTCTACGGTCGCGGCACGATTGATATGAAGAACTCGGACGCGGCGGCGGTGGCGGCGTTTCTGCGCATGAAGCGCGAGGGATATGTGCCCGGTCGCGAGATCATTCTGGCACTGACGGACAACGAAGAGGGAGGCGGCACGATCAACGGTGTGGAGTGGCTGCTGAAGAACCATCCCGAGGCGATGAAGGCGGAGTTCGTGATAAATCCGGATGCGGGCGGCCTGATGACGGACAAGGGCAAGCCGTTTCTGCTGGGTGTGGAGGCCACGGAGAAGACCTATGCGGATTACATGGTATCTACCACCTCGCCGGGAGGGCACTCGTCGGAGCCGATGCCGGGCAACGCGATTTATCGGCTGGCGAAGGCGCTGGAAAAGATTGAGAGCTACGAGTTCCCGTTTGAGTTGAACGAAGTGACCCGCGCCGAGTTTGCGGCGACGGCGAAGCTGGAGAAGGGGCAGGACGCGGTGGACCGGCTGGCGGTGCTGAAGACTCCTCCGGATGCCGCGGCGGTGAAGCGGTTGAGCGCGAAGCCGTCGATCAATCCCAGTCTGCGGACAACCTGTGTGGCGACGATGATTCACGGAGGACATGCTCCGAATGCACTGCCGGGCAGTGCGGAGGCGAATGTGAACTGCCGCATTCTGCCGGGGCATACGCAGGAGGAGGTGCGGATGGCGCTGATCAGGGTGATTGGGGATAAGGATGTAACGGTGAAGTACAAGAGCGATAACGGTGTAGTGAGCGATACAGCGCCGGATCGGAAGAGCACACCGCCGCCACCGCCAATGCCTGCTGTGTTTGGGCCGCTGAAGGAAGTGACCGAGCAGATGTGGCCCGGGTTGCCGATTGTTCCGGGAATGGTGGCGGGTGCGAGTGACTCGATTTACACGACCGCGGCGGGCATGCCGAGCTACGGCATTGCGGGGATGGGAATGGACCGCGATGAGAACCGCGCGCATGGCCGAGATGAGCGCATCAAAGTGGTGGATTTTGATGCGGGTGTGGAGTTCTTCTACCGGTATCTGAAGGCTGTAGCGAAGTAG
- a CDS encoding ABC transporter ATP-binding protein, giving the protein MSAAELTNVTKLYGRFAALKNLSLSLEAGAVYLVLGENGAGKSSLLRMLAGLSTPTRGKLTVLGGQANRQQKRVAYMSHATMLYDELTGMENLTYYTGLRKGAGDCECAGSPEMALRAVGLDPHLKKPVSEYSQGMRQRVSLARVLAADPELLLLDEPFSNLDVQSVAQMLDLLKDFRTWPLANGNARTIVLTTHQAELAMPLCDHVLRLQAGEFVSMEATVSA; this is encoded by the coding sequence ATGTCAGCAGCGGAACTCACCAACGTCACCAAACTCTACGGCCGCTTCGCCGCGCTGAAGAATCTTTCCCTCTCGCTCGAAGCAGGCGCGGTCTATCTCGTCCTGGGCGAGAACGGCGCTGGCAAGTCCTCACTTCTGCGGATGCTGGCCGGGCTCTCCACACCCACGCGTGGCAAGCTCACCGTGCTTGGCGGACAAGCCAATCGCCAGCAGAAGCGTGTTGCCTATATGAGCCACGCCACCATGCTGTATGACGAGCTGACCGGCATGGAGAACCTGACCTATTACACCGGCCTGCGCAAGGGCGCCGGCGACTGCGAGTGTGCCGGCTCGCCGGAGATGGCCCTGCGCGCCGTCGGTCTCGACCCGCACCTGAAGAAGCCGGTCAGCGAATACTCGCAGGGCATGCGCCAGCGCGTCTCGCTGGCCCGCGTGCTCGCCGCCGATCCCGAACTCCTGCTGCTCGATGAACCCTTCTCGAACCTCGACGTCCAGTCCGTCGCCCAGATGCTCGATCTGCTCAAGGACTTCCGCACCTGGCCGCTGGCCAACGGCAACGCGCGCACCATTGTGCTGACCACCCACCAGGCCGAGCTAGCCATGCCGCTCTGCGACCACGTGCTCCGTCTTCAGGCCGGGGAGTTCGTCTCCATGGAGGCCACCGTCTCCGCATGA
- the ybaK gene encoding Cys-tRNA(Pro) deacylase — MKPVSKTNAARILDQLGIPYEIRTYEVDPADLTAISVAKKIDMPLEQVFKTLLSRLHSGEYVFAVVPGDSELDLKKLAAAAGEKKAELASLKDVEPLTGYIRGGVTVMGAKKAFRAFADETLELWDTISVSAGQRGMQILLSPADYLRASEAEVVDLTKAPVQP; from the coding sequence ATGAAGCCTGTCAGCAAAACCAATGCCGCACGCATCCTCGATCAGCTTGGCATTCCATATGAGATTCGCACTTACGAGGTCGATCCGGCGGACCTGACCGCCATCTCCGTCGCCAAGAAGATCGATATGCCGCTGGAACAGGTCTTCAAGACGCTGCTCTCTCGCCTGCACTCGGGTGAGTATGTCTTCGCCGTCGTCCCGGGCGACTCCGAACTTGACCTGAAGAAGCTGGCCGCAGCGGCGGGAGAAAAAAAGGCCGAACTGGCCTCGCTCAAAGACGTCGAGCCGCTGACCGGCTACATCCGCGGCGGCGTCACCGTCATGGGCGCAAAGAAGGCCTTCCGCGCCTTTGCCGATGAGACCCTGGAGCTGTGGGACACCATCTCCGTCTCCGCCGGCCAGCGCGGCATGCAGATTTTGCTCTCGCCCGCAGACTACCTGCGCGCCAGCGAAGCCGAGGTCGTTGACCTCACGAAAGCTCCGGTGCAGCCATGA
- a CDS encoding heme exporter protein CcmB, whose amino-acid sequence MNYLRTTWLHLQREIRLELRSRDALLGMAFFTLLIVVVFSLAFDPTSQPTLARQIAGGLLWTGLLFASTTALNQSWSREMRNGVLDAQRMSPSAPSALFLGKAIANFLFLTVIEAILAPIFFLFFNLHILGQASALLLLLPLGTWAITVNGTFFAALGLRSRSRELLLPLILFPIALPALLAMIQAATGILTGDAEPTTGLRILAAYDAAYTTVSLLLFDSILSAE is encoded by the coding sequence ATGAACTATCTCCGCACTACCTGGTTGCACCTTCAACGGGAAATCCGCCTTGAACTGCGCTCCCGCGATGCCCTGCTGGGTATGGCCTTCTTCACCCTGCTGATCGTCGTGGTCTTTTCACTGGCCTTCGACCCCACATCGCAGCCAACGCTGGCCCGGCAGATCGCCGGCGGCCTGCTGTGGACCGGCCTCCTCTTCGCCTCCACCACCGCCCTGAACCAGTCCTGGTCCCGCGAGATGAGAAACGGCGTCCTGGACGCCCAGCGCATGTCGCCCTCCGCGCCCTCGGCGCTCTTTCTGGGCAAAGCCATCGCCAACTTTCTCTTCCTTACCGTGATCGAGGCCATCCTGGCCCCCATCTTCTTTCTCTTCTTCAATCTCCACATTCTCGGCCAGGCCTCTGCCCTGCTTCTTCTGCTTCCTCTAGGGACGTGGGCGATTACCGTCAACGGCACCTTCTTCGCCGCGCTGGGCCTCCGCTCCCGCAGCCGCGAACTTCTTCTGCCGCTTATTCTTTTCCCCATTGCTCTGCCCGCCCTGCTGGCCATGATCCAGGCCGCTACCGGCATCCTGACCGGCGATGCAGAACCCACCACGGGACTTCGCATTCTGGCGGCCTACGACGCCGCCTACACCACAGTCTCCCTGCTGCTCTTCGATTCCATCCTCTCCGCCGAGTAG
- a CDS encoding cytochrome c biogenesis protein — MQALKKPLAILYLLATIGVLIYGFRLALFIVPEDALQGEISRAFYYHVPNAIIALCFPYVNLAGALGYLFFRTKDTAKAAAWDALALAAAEVTVVFCSIGLVTGSLWGRVAWGIWWTWDERLTTFLILWLLYVSYLLLRRFAQPGQTSTLSSVLSVFAAVDVPIVYFSIRWWRTQHPSPVFGGGDGSGMDPSMKPAFYWNLLGWFLWGCFVIGFRYVSARRERLAELQEEIL, encoded by the coding sequence GTGCAAGCCCTTAAGAAACCCCTCGCGATTCTTTACCTGCTCGCGACCATCGGCGTCCTGATCTATGGCTTCCGCCTTGCGCTCTTCATTGTTCCGGAAGACGCCCTGCAGGGCGAAATCTCGCGCGCGTTCTACTATCACGTACCCAACGCGATCATCGCGCTCTGCTTCCCCTACGTGAACCTCGCTGGAGCGCTCGGCTACCTCTTCTTCCGTACGAAGGACACCGCCAAAGCCGCCGCATGGGACGCACTGGCCCTCGCCGCCGCTGAAGTCACCGTCGTCTTCTGCTCCATCGGTCTGGTCACCGGTTCCCTGTGGGGACGCGTCGCCTGGGGCATCTGGTGGACATGGGACGAACGCCTGACCACCTTCCTCATCCTCTGGCTGCTCTACGTCAGTTATCTTCTGCTGCGCCGCTTCGCACAGCCCGGGCAGACCTCGACCTTGTCCTCGGTCCTCTCGGTCTTCGCCGCTGTCGATGTGCCCATCGTCTACTTCTCCATCCGCTGGTGGCGCACGCAGCATCCATCCCCCGTCTTCGGCGGCGGAGACGGTTCCGGCATGGACCCGTCCATGAAGCCCGCCTTCTACTGGAACCTGCTCGGCTGGTTCCTCTGGGGCTGCTTTGTCATCGGCTTCCGCTACGTCAGCGCCCGTCGTGAACGCCTCGCCGAACTGCAGGAGGAGATCCTCTAA
- a CDS encoding dolichyl-phosphate beta-glucosyltransferase, translating to MQHPKISIVIPAYNEQARIEHTLDRVLSCVNDRGWDAEVLVVDDGSTDQTTEIVKRWMEHHSRLQLIHNQGNRGKGYSVRNGLLQAAGEMVMFTDADLSAPMEEAELLFASLEAGADVAIGSRWLERQRQTIHQPLYRRFFGRCFNAMTRLVMGLPYKDTQCGFKAFRRSAAQVIFRLQRIERWGFDPELLFIARKLKYSIREVPVTWGHDERSQMSYLKDGAKMLEELAIIRWNSLVGRYDKDIAAMKDTSSMVTPPVERPVQAEAARR from the coding sequence ATGCAGCACCCGAAGATCAGTATTGTGATTCCGGCCTATAACGAACAGGCCCGGATTGAGCACACGCTCGACCGGGTACTGTCCTGTGTGAACGACCGTGGCTGGGATGCCGAAGTGCTGGTGGTTGACGATGGCTCCACCGACCAGACCACCGAGATTGTAAAGCGCTGGATGGAACATCATTCCCGCCTGCAGTTGATCCACAACCAGGGAAACCGCGGCAAGGGCTACAGCGTTCGCAACGGACTGCTGCAGGCCGCCGGCGAGATGGTGATGTTTACCGATGCCGACCTGTCGGCTCCCATGGAAGAGGCGGAGTTGCTGTTTGCCTCACTTGAGGCCGGGGCGGATGTCGCCATCGGCTCGCGCTGGCTGGAGCGCCAGCGGCAGACGATCCATCAGCCGCTCTACCGCCGCTTCTTTGGACGCTGCTTCAACGCGATGACCCGGCTGGTGATGGGTCTGCCTTACAAGGACACGCAGTGTGGCTTCAAGGCCTTTCGCCGCAGCGCCGCGCAGGTGATCTTCCGGCTGCAGCGCATTGAGCGCTGGGGCTTTGATCCGGAACTGCTGTTTATTGCGCGCAAGCTGAAGTACAGCATCCGCGAGGTGCCGGTGACCTGGGGCCATGATGAGCGGTCGCAGATGAGCTACCTGAAGGACGGCGCGAAGATGCTGGAAGAGCTGGCGATCATCCGCTGGAATTCGCTGGTGGGCCGCTATGACAAAGACATTGCCGCGATGAAGGACACCAGCAGCATGGTCACGCCTCCGGTCGAGCGGCCGGTCCAGGCGGAAGCGGCGCGGCGGTAG